gtagcagttaaagtggaaaaaagagtaaagtaacaGAGAGAATAATGTGGATTCTCTATATTactctttctcttactttactttcactctatttttacaaaacgagtgcagaaaagaaGAGCGGGGCGCAGAGGTAGTATACATTTTATGTCAAAACATAtacaaaacattttaaaaaatctacacattttattatagttataTCCAGTGTATATATTGTATTTCTCAATAAACGTtacaaaatgaatattttcaaatttcaacttCTCCACAAAGATTTCATGCAAACTGCAAACAGAAAGAACCAtatctcacttatatataaaCATCAAGTTTAGGCACATAAACTTACATCTTGATAGCCTTGTAACCATCATCTATGGAATTTTTCACTGCATCCATCACAAGCTGAGTACATCTACTGGTTTCAGCCCACCGTGTATCCGGTTGAGCTCCAAGGTATTTAACGCCCTTCACAAGCCCGGAGAATTCTTGAATCATCAAAGCCTCCTGTGGCAGCTTTGTCTCCACTCGAACGTGTTGAGGCTTCATGTTCCACCCAATATGCAGATTGGCAAACTTAGCACCAGACGTGTAGCTGAATCCAGCAGCAGTCTCTTCGTAAGGGATTATGAAGTCATCAACATTAAGAGTCCCGTTGGAGGCACTTACTGCAAGGGACATGGTTTCATGAGCGAGAAACGAGCAAAAGAAGGTTGCAACAGTTTCCTCCTCGTCCCATAGCATGGAGGCACTGCACGTTAGGATCACTCCAGCTGAGTTTTTAACGGTGCTGGGTAGAGCAGTCACGGTTGTGGGTAGTTTCTGGTTCATACTCCACAGTATGACACCGATGCAGTACCACCCTGCATCACCTAGGGCACCAAGGGCGTCGAGTTCTGGTTTCACTCTTACATCGTTTTCGAGAAAATGAGGCGGTGGGTGGTACGATGAAGAACTGTGGATCTGAGAAGccacataaaatataactagCTGATTAGCAGAGACATGGCATAACATAGTAACTTGAGATTATTCATTAAATAGACAAAGGAGTGAAGGCATAAAAGGattcatatttatacatatgaAAAGAGCATTATCTAGTAATTGGATGTAGAAGCATCCATTTTATACAGATTAATCTTATAAGAAACCTAATCCTGTCTATCAATCAACCAAAGATCATATCCCCTCAAGGCTTTGCTAAACTCAGTTGGGCTTAGCCAACAAAAGCGACAATCAACATCAAATCAAAGCACATTGGCccctaatatcacgaaacttttcaaaattcgttttttcccacgaactttatattttgcaaaaaatatcaCACCACTTAAATAGTTGTTGAATTTTTCCACCAGCAACAGAATCTAATTGCATCTCA
The genomic region above belongs to Salvia hispanica cultivar TCC Black 2014 chromosome 3, UniMelb_Shisp_WGS_1.0, whole genome shotgun sequence and contains:
- the LOC125215233 gene encoding uncharacterized oxidoreductase At4g09670-like, which codes for MAENQDPIRFGIMGCAEIASKVSRAIRLSPNAALVAVASRSIDKANQFAARNKLPENVKLYGSYGELLDDPFVDAVYVPLPTTLHLKWALMAAQKGKHLLLEKPTALDVKVLDEMLESCRRNGLQFMDGSMWYHHPRTAKMKELLSDSHVFGRLKAIHSSSSYHPPPHFLENDVRVKPELDALGALGDAGWYCIGVILWSMNQKLPTTVTALPSTVKNSAGVILTCSASMLWDEEETVATFFCSFLAHETMSLAVSASNGTLNVDDFIIPYEETAAGFSYTSGAKFANLHIGWNMKPQHVRVETKLPQEALMIQEFSGLVKGVKYLGAQPDTRWAETSRCTQLVMDAVKNSIDDGYKAIKM